A genome region from Coffea arabica cultivar ET-39 chromosome 7e, Coffea Arabica ET-39 HiFi, whole genome shotgun sequence includes the following:
- the LOC140011401 gene encoding uncharacterized protein, translating to MAQLMAKISDRGKEPEGSSSSKREDRSNDSRMEPQKEAASKREARVHGRLQKMDLPIFDGDNPREWIRKANKYFKLHETEEDMRAEVAELYFRDRADIWFHGVFHGREAIPWPELSTALCIRFGEGSPEEAIEEFNKLVQTGSVAEYLEKFEMLKALVMPSLPHLSDSYYKACFMSGLKEEIANMVKISKPETLAVAIEIAKLQEKNLKAIQKMQKPINTSFNSQRIHSKTTPHPKWNQNYPKHTHKLPDQTASNQNLFKKITPTKYNHRREKGLCYRCAEPYTLGHVCKQAHAHVLLAEETEDIEENREPEEEVFCDCINGGLAGEHIEVSIHALAGGVRHKTIRLKGHVKGRQVTALIDSGSTHCFLDEQLAKELKLCTQGPTLIVNVANGERVDSKGLDKPLQWEMQGHQFQHTFNTLRLGGCDMILEVDWLAKHSPIEFDFMELSMKILKGKQEIILIGEDISTKLEMLKGGRLAKWLRKQAYGVVAQLVAVGKEEGLGQIPIEISHVLDQYKDVFEEPKGMPPTRSHDHQIVLKDGARPFQVRPYRCPYV from the coding sequence ATGGCTCAGTTGATGGCCAAGATCAGTGACCGAGGGAAGGAACCAGAAGGAAGTAGCAGCTCAAAGAGGGAAGATCGATCAAATGATTCCAGGATGGAGCCACAAAAGGAAGCAGCTAGTAAGAGAGAGGCCAGAGTCCATGGTAGACTGCAAAAAATGGATCTGCCAATTTTTGATGGGGATAATCCAAGGGAGTGGATCAGGAAAGCTAACAAGTACTTCAAATTACATGAGACAGAAGAGGACATGAGAGCTGAGGTTGCTGAACTCTATTTCAGAGACAGAGCAGACATCTGGTTCCATGGAGTTTTTCATGGAAGGGAGGCTATTCCTTGGCCAGAGTTATCTACTGCTCTATGCATCAGATTTGGAGAAGGAAGTCCAGAAGAGGCCATTGAAGAATTCAACAAGCTGGTGCAGACTGGATCCGTGGCTGAATACCTGGAGAAATTTGAGATGCTCAAAGCTCTGGTAATGCCATCTTTGCCTCACTTGTCTGATTCATATTATAAGGCATGTTTTATGAGTGGACTGAAAGAAGAGATAGCCAATATGGTAAAAATCTCTAAACCTGAAACCTTAGCTGTTGCTATTGAAATAGCAAAACTCCAAGAAAAGAACCTCAAGGCAATCCAAAAAATGCAGAAACCTATCAATACCAGTTTCAATAGCCAAAGAATCCACAGCAAAACTACACCCCACCCCAAATGGAACCAAAACTACCCCAAACACACCCACAAACTCCCTGATCAGACCGCTTCCAACCAGAacctatttaaaaaaataactcCCACAAAATACAATCACAGGAGGGAAAAGGGGCTATGTTATAGATGTGCAGAACCTTATACCTTGGGGCACGTTTGCAAACAAGCACATGCACATGTACTGTTGGCTGAAGAAACTGAGGACATAGAGGAGAATAGGGAACCAGAGGAGGAAGTTTTCTGTGActgcattaatggaggactgGCAGGGGAACACATAGAAGTATCTATTCATGCCCTGGCTGGAGGAGTAAGGCACAAGACTATAAGGCTGAAGGGTCATGTTAAGGGAAGGCAAGTCACTGCACTGATTGACAGTGGCAGTACCCATTGCTTCCTGGATGAGCAGCTGGCAAAAGAACTAAAACTGTGTACACAGGGGCCAACCTTGATAGTCAATGTTGCTAATGGTGAAAGAGTGGATTCCAAAGGACTGGATAAGCCCTTGCAGTGGGAAATGCAGGGGCATCAGTTCCAGCATACCTTCAACACTCTAAGGTTGGGGGGCTGTGACATGATTCTGGAGGTGGATTGGTTGGCCAAACACAGTCCTAtagagttcgatttcatggaacTCAGTATGAAAATTCTCAAGGGGAAGCAAGAAATAATACTGATAGGAGAGGACATCAGCACCAAGTTGGAGATGCTCAAAGGAGGTAGGCTAGCAAAATGGCTAAGGAAGCAGGCATATGGGGTGGTAGCACAACTGGTGGCAGTAGGGAAGGAAGAAGGTCTAGGACAGATACCCATTGAAATCAGTcatgtgctagatcaatacaaagatGTCTTTGAAGAGCCAAAAGGGATGCCTCCAACAAGGAGCCATGATCACCAGATTGTCCTCAAAGATGGGGCCAGGCCTTTCCAAGTGAGGCCATACAGGTGCCCCTACGTGTAG